A section of the Pseudomonas tritici genome encodes:
- a CDS encoding DUF748 domain-containing protein translates to MKRRYSWPLWTVAGLVVVLVALNIALPYLVRNYLNEKLADMGDYRGEVTDVDLALWRGAYRINGLKIVKVDGKVPVPFVNAPLIEFAVSWHSLWYDHAVVAEGHFVKPEVNFVDGGANKQASQTGKGTDWQEQLSKLLPITLNEMRIEDGKISFHNFNSKPPVNINATSVNASFYNLTNVVDVKGKRDARFEGKALLQGQAPLEATATFDPLSDFEEFEFRFRARDLQLKRMNDFASAYGKFDFKAGTGDVVIEAQAEKGQLTGYIKPLLRNVEVFDWKQDVENKDKNIFRSIWEAVVGASETVLKNQSKNQFATRVELSGSVHQQDVSAFSAFISILRNGFIQAFNARYEQPKPSAD, encoded by the coding sequence ATGAAACGTCGTTACAGTTGGCCGCTATGGACCGTCGCCGGGCTGGTGGTGGTACTGGTTGCCTTGAACATCGCGCTGCCCTATCTGGTGCGCAACTATTTGAATGAAAAGCTCGCCGACATGGGTGACTACCGTGGCGAAGTCACCGATGTGGACTTGGCGTTGTGGCGCGGAGCCTATCGCATCAATGGCCTGAAGATCGTCAAGGTCGACGGCAAGGTGCCCGTACCGTTCGTCAACGCGCCGTTGATCGAATTTGCCGTGAGCTGGCACTCGTTGTGGTACGACCATGCGGTGGTCGCCGAGGGGCATTTCGTCAAGCCGGAGGTCAACTTCGTCGACGGCGGCGCCAACAAGCAGGCGTCACAGACGGGTAAAGGCACCGACTGGCAGGAACAGTTGAGCAAACTGCTGCCGATCACCCTGAATGAAATGCGCATTGAAGACGGCAAGATTTCGTTCCACAACTTCAATTCCAAACCGCCGGTGAACATCAACGCCACCTCGGTCAACGCCAGTTTCTACAACCTCACCAACGTGGTGGACGTCAAAGGCAAGCGCGACGCACGCTTCGAAGGCAAGGCCTTGCTGCAAGGCCAGGCGCCACTGGAGGCCACGGCGACGTTTGATCCGCTGAGCGACTTTGAAGAATTCGAGTTTCGCTTCCGCGCCCGCGACCTGCAGCTCAAGCGCATGAATGACTTCGCCTCGGCCTACGGCAAGTTCGACTTCAAGGCCGGCACTGGCGACGTGGTGATCGAAGCCCAGGCCGAAAAAGGCCAACTCACGGGTTACATCAAACCGCTGCTGCGCAACGTGGAAGTGTTCGACTGGAAGCAGGACGTGGAGAACAAGGACAAGAACATCTTCCGCTCGATCTGGGAAGCCGTGGTCGGCGCCAGTGAGACGGTGCTGAAAAACCAGAGCAAAAACCAGTTCGCCACCCGCGTCGAGCTCAGTGGCAGCGTGCACCAGCAGGATGTCAGCGCGTTCTCGGCCTTTATCTCGATTTTGCGTAATGGATTCATCCAGGCATTCAATGCGCGATATGAACAGCCCAAGCCCTCAGCGGATTAG
- the cysK gene encoding cysteine synthase A yields the protein MSRIFADNAHSIGNTPLVQINRIAPRGVTILAKIEGRNPGYSVKCRIGANMIWDAESNGKLKPGMTIVEPTSGNTGIGLAFVAAARGYKLLLTMPASMSIERRKVLKALGAELVLTEPAKGMKGAIEKAGEIVANDPATYFMPAQFENPANPAIHEKTTGPEIWNDTDGAVDVLVAGVGTGGTITGVSRYIKNIQGKPILSVAVEPIVSPVITQALAGEEIKPSPHKIQGIGAGFVPKNLDLSMVDRVELVTDDESKAMALRLMQEEGILCGISCGAAMAVAVRLAEKPEMQGKTIVVILPDSGERYLSSMLFSDLFTEQENQA from the coding sequence ATGAGCCGTATCTTTGCAGACAACGCGCACTCCATCGGTAACACGCCCCTGGTTCAGATCAACCGGATCGCACCGCGTGGCGTGACCATTCTGGCCAAGATCGAGGGGCGTAACCCGGGTTACTCGGTGAAATGCCGCATTGGCGCAAACATGATCTGGGACGCTGAAAGCAACGGCAAACTCAAGCCGGGCATGACCATTGTCGAACCCACCTCCGGCAACACCGGCATCGGCCTGGCGTTTGTCGCCGCTGCCCGTGGCTATAAATTGCTGTTGACCATGCCGGCGTCCATGAGTATCGAGCGGCGCAAAGTGCTTAAGGCCTTGGGGGCCGAATTGGTGCTGACCGAACCGGCCAAGGGCATGAAGGGCGCTATCGAAAAGGCTGGCGAAATCGTCGCCAACGATCCGGCCACTTATTTCATGCCGGCTCAATTCGAAAACCCGGCGAACCCGGCGATCCACGAAAAAACCACCGGCCCGGAAATCTGGAATGACACCGATGGCGCCGTGGACGTGCTGGTCGCGGGCGTGGGGACCGGCGGCACCATCACCGGCGTGTCGCGCTATATCAAGAACATTCAGGGCAAGCCGATTCTGTCGGTGGCCGTCGAGCCGATCGTGTCGCCGGTGATCACCCAGGCGCTGGCCGGTGAAGAGATCAAGCCGAGCCCGCACAAGATCCAGGGCATCGGCGCCGGTTTCGTGCCGAAAAACCTCGACCTGTCGATGGTCGACCGCGTGGAACTGGTCACCGACGACGAATCCAAAGCCATGGCCCTGCGCTTGATGCAGGAAGAAGGGATTCTGTGCGGCATCTCCTGCGGCGCCGCGATGGCCGTGGCGGTGCGCCTGGCCGAGAAGCCGGAAATGCAAGGCAAGACGATCGTGGTGATTCTGCCGGACTCCGGTGAGCGTTACCTGTCGAGCATGCTGTTCAGCGATTTGTTTACCGAACAGGAAAACCAGGCTTGA
- a CDS encoding aspartyl/asparaginyl beta-hydroxylase domain-containing protein, whose translation MTFSLAAKLSVLLLFIGSTLYVHLRGKARLPMLRQFVNHSALFAPYNALMYLFSAVPSKPYLDRSKFPELDVLKDNWEVIREEAMHLFDEGYIRAAEKNNDAGFGSFFKKGWKRFYLKWYDKPLPSAEALCPKTVALVSSIPNVKGAMFALLPGGSHLNPHRDPFAGSLRYHLGLSTPNSDACRIFVDGEEYAWRDGDDVMFDETYVHWVKNETEQTRVILFCDIERPLSNRVMTRVNRWVSKQLGRATAPQNLDDERVGGINQAYAWSKTFSDTFSGVVKQWKRKHPKAYRIARPVLAVVVLVLLWRWLF comes from the coding sequence ATGACCTTTTCTTTGGCCGCCAAACTGTCGGTGTTGCTGTTGTTTATTGGCAGCACGCTGTATGTGCACCTGCGCGGTAAGGCCCGTTTGCCGATGTTGCGCCAATTTGTCAACCATTCGGCGCTGTTCGCCCCATATAACGCCTTGATGTACCTGTTCTCGGCGGTGCCGTCCAAACCTTACCTGGACCGCAGCAAGTTCCCGGAACTGGACGTGCTCAAGGACAACTGGGAAGTGATCCGCGAAGAGGCCATGCACCTGTTCGACGAGGGTTACATCCGCGCTGCCGAAAAGAACAACGACGCCGGCTTCGGTTCGTTCTTCAAGAAGGGCTGGAAGCGTTTCTACCTCAAGTGGTACGACAAACCCCTGCCGTCGGCCGAGGCACTGTGCCCGAAAACCGTGGCACTGGTGAGCAGCATTCCTAACGTGAAGGGCGCGATGTTTGCGCTGTTGCCGGGCGGCAGCCACCTCAACCCGCATCGCGACCCGTTTGCCGGCTCGCTGCGTTACCACCTGGGGTTGTCCACGCCGAATTCCGACGCCTGCCGGATCTTTGTTGATGGCGAGGAATACGCTTGGCGCGACGGTGACGACGTAATGTTCGACGAAACCTACGTGCACTGGGTCAAGAACGAAACCGAGCAGACCCGTGTGATTCTGTTTTGCGACATTGAGCGGCCGCTGAGCAACCGCGTGATGACCCGCGTCAATCGCTGGGTCAGCAAGCAGTTGGGCCGCGCGACGGCGCCGCAGAACCTGGATGACGAGCGGGTTGGCGGGATCAACCAGGCGTATGCCTGGAGCAAGACCTTCAGCGACACGTTCAGTGGTGTGGTCAAGCAGTGGAAGCGCAAGCATCCCAAGGCCTACCGGATTGCCCGGCCGGTGCTGGCGGTAGTCGTGCTGGTGCTGTTGTGGCGCTGGTTGTTCTGA
- the acnA gene encoding aconitate hydratase AcnA, whose protein sequence is MSSLDSLRTLKILQIDDKTYHYFSLPEAAKSLGDLDKLPMSLKVLLENLLRWEDDKTVTGADLKAIAAWLKERQSDREIQYRPARVLMQDFTGVPAVVDLAAMRAAVAKAGGDPQRINPLSPVDLVIDHSVMVDKFGNADAFEQNVDIEMQRNGERYAFLRWGQSAFDNFSVVPPGTGICHQVNLEYLGRTVWTKDEDGRTYAFPDTLVGTDSHTTMINGLGVLGWGVGGIEAEAAMLGQPVSMLIPEVIGFKLTGKLKEGITATDLVLTVTQMLRKKGVVGKFVEFYGDGLADLPLADRATIANMAPEYGATCGFFPVDEVTLDYLRLSGRPTETVKLVEAYTKAQGLWRNAGQEPVFTDSLALDMGSVEASLAGPKRPQDRVSLPNVGQAFSDFLDLQFKPTNKEEGRLESEGGGGVAVGNADLVGETDYEYDGRTYRLKNGAVVIAAITSCTNTSNPSVMMAAGLVAKKAVEKGLTRKPWVKTSLAPGSKVVTDYYKAAGLTQYLDKLGFDLVGYGCTTCIGNSGPLPEPIEKAIQKADLAVASVLSGNRNFEGRVHPLVKTNWLASPPLVVAYALAGTVRIDISSEPLGNDQDGNPVYLKDIWPSSKEIADAVAQVSTGMFHKEYAEVFAGDEQWQAIEVPQAATYVWQKDSTYIQHPPFFDDIAGPLPVIKDVQGANVLALLGDSVTTDHISPAGNIKTDSPAGRYLREQGVEPRDFNSYGSRRGNHEVMMRGTFANIRIRNEMLGGEEGGNTLYIPTGEKMPIYDAAMKYQASGTPLVVIAGHEYGTGSSRDWAAKGTNLLGVKAVIAESFERIHRSNLVGMGVLPLQFKLDQNRKSLKLTGKEKVDILGLTDAEIVPRMNLTLVITREDGSTEKLEVLCRIDTLNEVEYFKAGGILHYVLRQLIAS, encoded by the coding sequence ATGTCATCCCTTGATAGCCTGAGAACCCTTAAAATCCTACAGATCGACGACAAAACCTATCACTACTTCAGCTTGCCCGAAGCCGCCAAGAGCCTGGGTGACCTGGATAAATTGCCCATGTCCCTCAAGGTGCTGCTGGAAAACCTGCTGCGCTGGGAAGACGACAAGACCGTCACCGGCGCCGACCTCAAGGCCATCGCCGCCTGGCTCAAAGAGCGCCAGTCCGACCGCGAGATCCAGTACCGCCCGGCGCGGGTATTGATGCAAGACTTTACCGGTGTGCCCGCCGTGGTCGACCTGGCCGCTATGCGCGCCGCCGTGGCCAAGGCCGGTGGCGACCCGCAGCGTATCAACCCGCTGTCGCCGGTGGACTTGGTGATCGACCACTCGGTGATGGTCGACAAGTTCGGTAACGCCGACGCCTTCGAGCAAAACGTCGACATCGAGATGCAGCGCAACGGCGAACGCTACGCCTTCCTGCGTTGGGGCCAGAGCGCCTTCGATAACTTCAGCGTGGTGCCACCGGGCACTGGCATCTGCCACCAGGTCAACCTCGAATACCTCGGCCGCACCGTGTGGACCAAAGACGAAGACGGCCGCACCTACGCCTTCCCCGACACCTTGGTCGGCACTGACTCCCACACCACCATGATCAACGGCCTTGGTGTACTCGGCTGGGGCGTGGGCGGGATCGAAGCGGAAGCGGCGATGCTTGGCCAGCCGGTGTCGATGCTGATCCCCGAAGTGATCGGCTTCAAGCTCACCGGCAAATTGAAGGAAGGCATCACCGCCACCGACTTGGTACTGACCGTGACCCAGATGCTGCGCAAAAAAGGCGTGGTGGGTAAATTCGTCGAGTTCTACGGCGATGGCTTGGCCGACCTGCCCCTGGCCGACCGCGCGACCATTGCCAACATGGCCCCGGAATACGGCGCCACCTGCGGCTTTTTCCCGGTGGATGAGGTAACGCTGGACTACCTGCGTTTGTCCGGCCGACCTACGGAAACCGTAAAACTGGTCGAGGCCTACACCAAGGCGCAGGGCCTGTGGCGCAACGCTGGCCAGGAGCCGGTATTCACCGACAGCCTGGCGCTGGACATGGGCAGCGTCGAAGCCAGCCTGGCCGGGCCAAAACGCCCACAGGACCGCGTGTCGCTGCCAAATGTCGGCCAAGCATTCAGCGACTTCCTCGACCTGCAATTCAAACCCACCAACAAGGAAGAGGGCCGCCTGGAAAGCGAAGGTGGCGGCGGGGTTGCCGTGGGCAATGCTGACCTGGTGGGCGAAACCGACTACGAATACGACGGCCGCACTTACCGCCTGAAAAACGGTGCCGTGGTGATCGCCGCGATCACCTCCTGCACCAACACCTCCAACCCCAGCGTAATGATGGCGGCCGGGCTGGTGGCGAAAAAGGCCGTGGAAAAGGGCCTCACCCGCAAGCCATGGGTAAAAACCTCGCTGGCCCCGGGCTCCAAGGTGGTCACTGATTACTACAAGGCAGCAGGCCTCACCCAATACCTGGATAAACTCGGCTTCGACTTGGTGGGTTACGGCTGCACCACCTGCATCGGCAACTCCGGGCCGTTGCCAGAGCCGATCGAGAAAGCCATCCAGAAGGCTGACCTCGCCGTAGCGTCGGTGCTCTCCGGCAACCGCAACTTCGAAGGCCGCGTGCATCCGCTGGTCAAGACCAACTGGCTGGCGTCACCGCCCCTGGTCGTGGCTTATGCCCTGGCCGGCACCGTACGCATCGATATCAGCAGCGAGCCGCTGGGTAACGATCAGGACGGCAACCCGGTGTACCTCAAGGACATCTGGCCGAGCAGCAAGGAAATCGCCGACGCGGTGGCCCAAGTCAGCACCGGCATGTTCCACAAGGAATACGCCGAGGTGTTTGCCGGTGACGAACAGTGGCAAGCGATTGAAGTGCCGCAAGCCGCGACGTACGTGTGGCAGAAGGACTCCACCTACATCCAGCACCCGCCATTCTTCGATGACATCGCAGGTCCCTTGCCGGTCATCAAGGACGTCCAAGGCGCCAACGTGCTGGCCCTGCTGGGCGATTCGGTCACCACCGACCACATCTCCCCCGCCGGCAACATCAAAACCGACAGCCCTGCAGGCCGTTACCTGCGCGAACAAGGCGTGGAGCCACGCGACTTCAACTCCTATGGCTCACGCCGAGGCAACCATGAAGTGATGATGCGCGGCACCTTTGCCAACATCCGCATCCGCAATGAAATGCTCGGCGGCGAGGAAGGCGGTAATACGCTGTATATCCCTACCGGCGAGAAAATGCCGATCTACGACGCCGCGATGAAATACCAGGCTTCGGGCACGCCGCTGGTGGTGATTGCCGGCCACGAGTACGGCACAGGCTCAAGCCGTGACTGGGCGGCCAAAGGCACCAACCTGCTGGGTGTGAAGGCGGTGATTGCCGAGAGTTTCGAACGGATTCACCGCTCCAACCTGGTGGGCATGGGCGTGTTGCCGCTACAGTTCAAGCTGGACCAGAACCGCAAGTCGCTCAAGCTGACGGGCAAGGAGAAGGTCGACATTCTTGGGCTGACGGACGCAGAGATCGTGCCGCGCATGAACCTGACGCTGGTGATTACGCGGGAGGACGGCAGTACAGAGAAGCTAGAGGTGCTGTGCCGGATCGATACGTTGAATGAAGTGGAGTACTTCAAGGCGGGGGGCATCCTGCACTATGTACTGCGCCAACTGATCGCGTCCTAA
- the rlmM gene encoding 23S rRNA (cytidine(2498)-2'-O)-methyltransferase RlmM, translated as MNTLFMHCRPGFEGEVCSEIAEHAARLNVSGYAKAKTGSACAEFVCTEEDGAQRLMHGQRFAELIFPRQWARGVFIDLPETDRISVILAHLQGFPVCGSLWLEMVDTNDGKELSNFCKKFEVHLRKALLNAGKLVDDPSKPRLLLTFKSGREVFMGLAEPNNSAMWPMGIPRLKFPRDAPSRSTLKLEEAWHHFIPRDQWDERLHGDMTGVDLGAAPGGWTWQLVNRGMLVTAIDNGPMAESLMDTGLVQHLMADGFTFVPKQPVDWMVCDIVEKPARNAALLETWIGEGHCREAVVNLKLPMKQRYAEVKRLLERIEDGFKARGIRVEIGCKQLYHDREEVTCHLRRLETAKKPKTR; from the coding sequence ATGAACACCCTTTTTATGCACTGCCGTCCGGGTTTTGAAGGCGAAGTCTGTTCCGAGATCGCGGAGCACGCTGCGCGCCTGAACGTTTCCGGCTACGCCAAGGCCAAGACCGGCAGCGCTTGCGCCGAATTTGTCTGCACCGAAGAAGACGGCGCCCAGCGCCTGATGCACGGCCAGCGCTTTGCCGAGCTGATCTTCCCAAGGCAGTGGGCGCGCGGGGTATTCATCGACCTGCCGGAAACTGACCGCATCAGCGTGATCCTCGCTCACTTGCAGGGTTTCCCGGTGTGCGGCAGCCTGTGGCTGGAAATGGTCGACACCAACGACGGCAAGGAGCTCTCGAACTTTTGCAAAAAATTCGAAGTGCACCTGCGCAAAGCTTTATTGAACGCCGGCAAGCTGGTGGATGACCCGAGCAAGCCGCGCTTGCTGTTGACCTTCAAAAGCGGCCGTGAAGTGTTCATGGGCCTGGCCGAGCCGAACAACTCGGCCATGTGGCCGATGGGCATCCCGCGCCTCAAGTTCCCGCGTGACGCGCCCAGCCGCTCGACCCTCAAGCTGGAAGAGGCCTGGCACCACTTTATCCCCCGCGACCAATGGGACGAGCGCCTGCACGGCGACATGACCGGCGTCGACCTCGGCGCAGCGCCGGGCGGCTGGACCTGGCAACTGGTCAACCGCGGCATGCTGGTGACTGCCATCGACAACGGCCCCATGGCTGAAAGCCTGATGGACACAGGCCTGGTGCAGCATTTGATGGCAGACGGCTTCACCTTCGTGCCCAAGCAGCCGGTGGACTGGATGGTCTGCGATATCGTCGAGAAGCCTGCGCGTAACGCCGCGCTGCTGGAAACCTGGATCGGCGAGGGGCATTGCCGCGAGGCGGTGGTGAACTTGAAGCTGCCGATGAAGCAGCGTTACGCCGAAGTGAAGCGCTTGTTGGAGCGCATCGAAGACGGTTTCAAGGCGCGCGGCATTCGCGTGGAGATCGGCTGCAAGCAGCTGTACCACGACCGTGAGGAAGTGACCTGCCATTTGCGTCGGTTGGAAACTGCCAAGAAACCCAAAACCCGCTGA
- the tusA gene encoding sulfurtransferase TusA, whose amino-acid sequence MNQPLDLPVDAVLDATGLNCPEPVMMLHQHIRDLPPGGLLKVIATDPSTRRDIPKFCVFLDHELVDQQEQAGTYLYWIRKKSA is encoded by the coding sequence ATGAATCAGCCCCTCGATTTGCCCGTAGACGCTGTGCTGGACGCCACCGGCCTCAACTGCCCGGAACCGGTCATGATGCTGCACCAGCACATCCGCGACCTGCCGCCTGGCGGCTTGCTCAAGGTGATCGCGACCGACCCGTCCACGCGCCGCGATATCCCCAAGTTCTGCGTGTTTCTTGACCACGAACTGGTGGATCAGCAGGAGCAGGCCGGTACGTACCTGTACTGGATCCGCAAGAAGTCCGCTTAA
- a CDS encoding MATE family efflux transporter, translating to MNTATATLTRPARISREVRGLLTLALPIIIGQLATTAMSFVDAVMAGRVSPQDLAAVGLGNSIWIPVYLLMTGTLLATTPKVAQRYGAGQFSEIGPLVRQSLWLAVVVGITGALLLLCAEPILRAMKVEPDLIAPSMGYLHGIAAGMPAIALYYVLRCFSDGLGRTRPSMVMGLCGLALNIPLNYIFIYGHLGLPAMGGVGCGWATAIAMWVMMLGLAGWTRWGPAYQSSELFKRFDWPQWAVIKRVLGIGLPIGIAIFAESSIFAVIALLLGSLGATVVSGHQIALNVSSLVFMIPYSLSMAVTVRVGQALGRGEPREARFAAGVGMGTALAYACVSCSLMLVFREQIAAIYTPDPVVIHLASMLIVFSALFQFSDSIQVTAAGALRGYQDTRVTMVLTLFAYWGVGLPVGYALGLTDWLGEPSGPSGLWQGLIVGLSCAAGMLLVRLARSARRRIRADKARG from the coding sequence GTGAACACTGCCACCGCCACCCTCACCCGCCCCGCCCGCATCAGCCGGGAAGTGCGCGGCCTGTTGACGCTCGCCTTGCCGATCATCATCGGCCAACTGGCCACCACGGCGATGAGCTTTGTCGATGCGGTGATGGCCGGACGCGTCAGCCCCCAGGACTTGGCGGCCGTAGGCCTGGGCAATTCGATCTGGATCCCGGTGTACCTGCTGATGACCGGCACCCTGCTGGCCACCACGCCGAAAGTCGCCCAGCGCTACGGTGCGGGCCAGTTCAGCGAGATCGGACCGCTGGTGCGACAGTCCTTGTGGCTGGCGGTGGTGGTCGGTATCACGGGAGCGCTGCTGTTGCTCTGCGCCGAACCGATCCTGCGTGCGATGAAGGTCGAGCCCGACCTGATCGCGCCGTCCATGGGCTACCTGCATGGCATTGCCGCCGGTATGCCGGCCATTGCGCTGTATTACGTGCTGCGCTGTTTCAGCGATGGCCTGGGCCGCACACGACCGAGCATGGTGATGGGCCTGTGTGGCCTGGCGCTGAACATTCCGCTGAACTACATCTTCATCTACGGTCACCTCGGCCTGCCGGCCATGGGTGGCGTAGGGTGTGGCTGGGCCACAGCCATTGCGATGTGGGTGATGATGCTCGGCCTGGCCGGCTGGACCCGCTGGGGGCCGGCCTACCAGAGCAGCGAATTGTTCAAGCGCTTCGACTGGCCGCAATGGGCGGTGATCAAGCGTGTACTGGGGATTGGCCTACCGATTGGCATCGCGATTTTTGCCGAATCGAGCATTTTCGCGGTCATTGCATTGCTGCTCGGCAGCCTGGGGGCCACGGTGGTATCCGGCCATCAGATCGCCCTGAACGTCAGCTCGCTGGTGTTCATGATCCCCTACTCCTTGAGCATGGCCGTCACCGTGCGCGTCGGCCAAGCCCTGGGCCGTGGCGAACCGCGTGAAGCGCGCTTCGCCGCCGGTGTCGGCATGGGCACTGCGTTGGCGTATGCCTGCGTGTCTTGCAGCCTGATGCTGGTGTTTCGCGAGCAGATTGCGGCGATCTACACCCCGGACCCGGTGGTGATTCACTTAGCGTCGATGTTGATCGTGTTCTCCGCGCTGTTCCAGTTCTCCGACTCGATCCAGGTCACGGCGGCAGGCGCACTGCGTGGCTATCAGGACACCCGCGTGACCATGGTGCTGACCTTGTTCGCGTATTGGGGCGTGGGGCTACCGGTGGGTTACGCCCTGGGCCTGACCGACTGGCTGGGCGAGCCGAGCGGCCCAAGCGGCTTATGGCAAGGGCTGATCGTGGGCCTGAGCTGCGCGGCGGGGATGTTGCTGGTGCGCCTGGCGCGCAGTGCACGCCGGCGCATTCGCGCAGACAAGGCGCGGGGTTAA
- the pdxB gene encoding 4-phosphoerythronate dehydrogenase PdxB has product MLIVADENIPLLDAFFQGIGEIRRVPGRSIDRATVEQADVLLVRSVTNVNRALLEGSAVRFVGTCTIGTDHLDLDYFKQAGIQWASAPGCNARGVVDYVLGSLMTLAEIEGADLNQRTYGVVGAGEVGGRLVKVLKGLGWNVLVCDPPRQIAEDGDYVSLAQIIEQCDVISLHTPLTKSGNGSTWHLLDRQRLEQLKPGTWLINASRGAVVDNAALREVLLEREDLQAVLDVWEGEPQVDVDLADLCVLATPHIAGYSLEGRQRGTAQIYQAFCAHLGQAPSIQLSDLLPAPWLAEVHLNASTEPAWALATLCRSVYDPRRDDADFRRSLVGTVDEQRKAFDLLRKHYPARREIDGLKVRINGESTALANIVSALGAQTI; this is encoded by the coding sequence ATGCTGATTGTTGCCGACGAAAATATTCCGCTGCTCGATGCATTCTTCCAAGGGATTGGCGAGATTCGCCGCGTGCCCGGCCGATCCATCGACCGCGCTACAGTCGAGCAGGCCGATGTGTTGCTGGTGCGCTCGGTGACCAACGTCAACCGGGCCCTGTTGGAGGGCAGCGCGGTGCGCTTTGTCGGTACCTGCACCATCGGCACCGATCACCTGGACCTCGACTACTTCAAGCAGGCCGGCATCCAATGGGCCAGCGCCCCCGGCTGCAATGCCCGTGGCGTTGTGGATTATGTGTTGGGCAGCCTGATGACCCTGGCTGAAATCGAAGGCGCCGACCTCAATCAGCGCACTTACGGCGTGGTCGGTGCCGGTGAAGTCGGTGGGCGGTTGGTGAAGGTGCTCAAGGGCCTGGGCTGGAACGTACTGGTCTGCGACCCGCCACGGCAGATCGCCGAAGACGGGGATTACGTCAGCCTGGCGCAGATCATTGAGCAATGCGATGTGATCAGCCTGCACACGCCGCTGACCAAATCCGGCAATGGCTCTACCTGGCACCTGCTCGACCGCCAGCGTCTTGAGCAACTCAAGCCTGGCACCTGGCTGATCAACGCCAGCCGTGGCGCAGTGGTGGACAACGCCGCCCTGCGCGAGGTACTGCTGGAGCGCGAAGACCTGCAAGCGGTGCTGGATGTATGGGAGGGCGAGCCGCAAGTGGACGTCGACCTGGCGGACCTGTGCGTGCTGGCCACGCCGCATATTGCTGGTTATAGCCTGGAAGGCCGGCAGCGCGGCACGGCGCAGATTTACCAGGCGTTCTGCGCGCACCTGGGCCAGGCGCCGAGCATCCAATTAAGTGATCTGCTGCCCGCGCCGTGGCTGGCCGAGGTGCATTTGAACGCGTCGACCGAACCGGCTTGGGCGCTGGCAACCCTGTGCCGCAGCGTGTACGACCCGCGCCGCGATGATGCGGATTTCCGCCGCAGCCTTGTTGGAACCGTGGACGAACAGCGTAAGGCCTTCGACCTGCTGCGCAAGCATTACCCCGCACGCCGAGAGATCGACGGTTTGAAAGTGCGAATCAACGGAGAGTCGACGGCGCTGGCCAATATCGTTTCCGCATTGGGCGCGCAGACGATTTAA
- a CDS encoding PA1571 family protein yields MTLQNSSDAKIEVIRQPQQLPCSYIDAQGREVQITEEMIQQACSELEEKLVKPAQ; encoded by the coding sequence ATGACCTTGCAAAACAGCAGCGATGCCAAGATTGAAGTGATCCGCCAACCGCAGCAGCTGCCTTGCTCGTACATCGACGCTCAGGGCCGTGAAGTGCAGATCACCGAAGAGATGATCCAGCAAGCGTGCAGCGAACTGGAAGAAAAATTGGTCAAGCCTGCCCAGTAA